The DNA sequence ATGCGGCAAAACTAGCCGCTGTCTTTCCTACACCAACGCAGGTTATCAACTTAGCTTATTTACGACCAGCGTTAGGGCGCTACGTCGACAAAGGTGTAAGTGCGGGCCACTTCGAGCGGCTGGCCGTCGGCCTCGGCATAGGGGTATACGAAGTAGTTAAGGGGCAGTCCAGCCTGCTTGGGTACCAAGGCCAGGTCGCGGCCGCGGGTGAACTCAACGCGGTTTTCGTCGTGGGCCCCAAAGAAGTAGGCGCGCTTGCTGGGGTCTTTGGCCGCCTCAGAGGCATCGACGGGCATCCAGCCGGTTTCCTTGGTGAAGAACTCGGCCCAGCAGTGGTAGCCCTTGATTTCACCCTGGCCGTGCCCGGCCGGCAGCGGCAGCCCGATGCTGAAGCGCGCCGGGATGCCCAGCGCCCGGCAGTATCCGATGACGATGGCGTGGAAATCAGTGCAGTTGCCGCGCCGCGCGTCGCAGGCGTAGTAGATATCGCCGCGGCCCCAGCCCTGGCCGGTTTTGTCGTAGGTCACGGTGCTCACCACGTGCTCATAGATGGCGCGGGCCTGGGCCAAGGGTGTGGTGGCGTGGGCTTTATCCACCACTTCCTGGGCCTGGGCCTTTATTTTGAAGTCAAGTGGCACGAGGCGGTCGGGGGCCAGCCAGCGGGCCAGGTTGGGGTCGCGGGCCTCCGTTTCGGCGGTGGCGTGGTCGTCGGTGGCGCGCAGGTTCAGGTGCTCGCGGCGCGTAATGCGGGCCGTGAGCGTGACGACCAGCGGCGCGGTGGGCACGGCGGCGGGCCGCAGGTGCAGCATTTGATTGCCGTAGGCGTCCTTCTCGACGGTGTAGGGCCCCGGGGCCTCAATTTTCAGGTCGGCCACGTCCTGGCTTTTGTCGGCGTGGGGCACGGGCATCCACACCTCCAGGGCCCTAGTACCGGCGGCCGGTACGGGCACCGTGGCCTGGCACGTGAGCAAAAACGTGCGGCTGCGCAATGCGGCCGTGGGCGCGGTGGGGGTAGGAGCGGCGGCGCTCAGCAGCAGCGCGGTGGCAGCGAGAAAAAAAGGCTTCATTAAACGGGGCAACTGATTGAGCCACAAAATTACGCGCTGGCCCCACCCCGGCTGGTAGCCATGGGCAGGTGAGTTTTCGTGAAAAAATAGTCCACTGCCCCGGCTAAATGCCACCGCACCCTCTACAGAGCCGTAAATGAGCCGGCGGCCGTTATTCCCCACCCACCCTTTGTGCCCTTGGCTGTTCCCATCGAACCCTTTACCTGGCACCGCATATTGTGGCCGGACGACGCGCCGGCCGCCTGTTTGGGTGCACTCGCGCTCTGCTGCGCCGCCGCGTACCTGCTCACGCTGGGGCCCTGCACGTGACCGGGCGGCGCGGGGTGCGGCAGCTGTCCATTTTCGAGCTGAGTATTATCCTGACCTTGAGCTTGGCGGCCGGCAACGCCATTTTCTACAACGACATGCCGCTGCTGCACGTGGCCGCGGTGTTTGCGGTGGTGACGGCGCTGTACTGGCTCTTCAACCGCTTCACCGAGTGGTCGCCGCACTTCAGCAGACTGGCTCGAAGGGGCCCCGCTGCTGCTGGTGGAGGACGGCCGGGTGCACATGGAAAACTTCCGCCAGCTGCGCCTCACCCAAAAGAAGCTGTTCGGGGAGCTCCGCCAGCACCAGGTAGAGCACCTAGGCCAGGTGCGCTCCTATATGGAAACCACCGGCAACTTGAGCATCTACTTCCACCCCGAAACCGAGCCCGTACGCCCCGGCTTGCCCACCTGGCCCGAGCGGTTCCGGCACCTCCAACGCCGCGCCGGGGCGCCGGGGCTCCACGCCTGCTGCCGCTGCGGCCACGTGCACACCCTGGCCAAGGGCGACCAGGTACCGTGCCCCACCTGCTAAAACGACCACTGGCTGCCCGTGTGCAACGCGTAGCGGATGGCCTGAGCGGGCACGAGTCCGTGCACAGACTCGTACAGGGCGACCCCCTCTCCAGCGGCTCGTAAACCACTCTAAACGAGTGCAGGCGCTTAGCAAACCCAGAATTTCCGGGGCGAACACGGCGGCGCGGGCCTAGCGGCCGTACTAACCCCAGCGGACGCCCCCCGGGGCCCCGCCGTCCATTCCAAGCAACTCGTTTTATGAAATCACCCAAGAAAACCGCCCCCAAGCGCGTGCTCGTAACCGGCGGCACCGGCAAGCTAGGCAAGGTCTGCGTGGCCGACCTGCAAGCCCACGGCTACGACGTGTTCGTCGTGGATGTCGTGGCCCCCGAAAAAGGCATCCCGCACATCATTGCCGACCTTAGTGACTTCGGCCAGACGCTCGATGCGCTGTCTTCCACGGGCAAGGAAATCCACGCCGGCGTGGGCAACCAGGCCTTTGATGCGATTGTGCACCTGGCGGCCTTCCCCACCCCGCGCCAGTACCCCGATGCGCACCTGTTCCAGAACAATATCATGGGCACCTACAACGTGTTCGAGGCAGCGCGGCGGTTGGGTATTCGCAACGTTATCTGGGCCAGCAGCGAAACCACACTGGGCGAACCCTTCGACGGCGCCGAGCCTTACGCGCCCGTGGACGAGGACTACCCGCTACGCGCCAAGAGCGCCTACGCCCTGGCCAAGGTGCTGATGGAGGATATGGCCCGCCAGTTCTGCCTCCAAACGCCGGATATGAAACTCGTCGGCCTGCGCTTCAGCAACGTGATGGAGCCCGCCGACTACGCCAAGTTCCCGGCCTACGACGACGACCCCGAGGAGCGCAAGTGGAACATGTGGGCCTACATCGACGCCCGCGACGGCTCGCAGGCCATCCGTAAGGCCGTGGAGTGGCAGGCCACCGGCATGCACGCCTTCATCATTGCCAACGCCGACACGGTGATGTCGAAATCCTCCACCGAGTTAATGAAGAACTTCCTGCCCCACGTGCCGGTGCGCAAGGAGCTGGGCGAGCACGAAACACTGCTTTCGATTGAGAAAGCCCGCCGCGTGCTGGGCTACGAGCCCGAGTTCAGCTGGCGCGAGGAGAAGTCACGGTAAATTTAGCCTTTGAATAAAAAGTTCGGGTGTTTGACCGCTCACTTCTTGAAACCCCGGTGCGCCAACACCGGGGTTTCGCTTTTTACAAGCTACCGTGTTGGTGGGACGTGTACCATAGCTTAAGGCGAAGCCAACGGCGGGCACATCTTTGCGGCTATGCCCAACGCCGTTGCCGTCCAATTGCCTTTCTGGCAAGATCCCCAAAGTCCACTTGCACTCGCCATTAGCGTAACCAGTAGTAGTTGTGAAGTTTTTTTTACCCTCTGGGACGAAGCAGGGGAAGAATTACCCAACCACCTAGGCAAAATCACCTTTTCCGAGTGCTGGGCCACAAGTACCGTCAGCACCGACTTACTACCCTATGCGGCGGAGCCACACGCCTTTACCTCCTTCCTGCTGGAAGTACCCAACTCCGCGTGGCTGGCCGCTACCCGCGAGCTGCGAGAACGGCATTACTACGGCTGGAAGCACTGGGACAAATTCAAGTACCACCGCCACTATGTGGTGCAAGGCGGCGAGGGCTACCTCGAAGTACTGGCCTCCAGTTTTGCCGCCGGCCTGGCATCTGACGATGAGTGCCGCCGATACGCCTTTTTGCGGGACTAATGCTGGACGTAAGTGGTGAAGGCTAATGCCCGACCCATCTTTGTGGCCATGCCCGACCCCGCCGCCCCCCTGCCCTACCTCGTTTTCGACTTCGACTCCACCTTCACGCAAGTGGAAGGCTTGGATGAGCTGGCCGCCATTGCCCTCGCCGGCCAGGCTGACCAGGCCGGGCGGGTGGCCCAGATCAGGGCCCTGACGGACCAGGGGATGGCGGGCGAAATCGGGTTTCAGGAGTCGCTGGCCCGGCGGCTGGCACTGCTGGGGGCCCACGAGCGGCATTTGGGGCCCCTGGTGGCGCGGCTCAAAACCAGGGTCAGCGAGAGCATCCGGCGCAACGGCGACTTCTTCCGGCAGCACGCCGAGCGCATCTACGTGGTGAGCAGCGGGTTTCGGGAGTTTATCGAGCCGGTGGTAGCCGAGTTTGGCATTGAAGCCAGTCATGTGCTGGCCAACACGTTCACGTTTGACGCCGAAGGCAACATTACCGGCTGCGACGCGGCCAACGTGCTCAGCCGCGACGGCGGCAAGATTCGCCAGCTCGTGCTGCTCGACCTGGAGGGGCCCGTGTACGTGGTGGGCGACGGCTACACCGACTACCAGATTCGGGAGGCCGGGCTGGCCCACCGCTTCTACGCCTACACCGAAAACGTGGTGCGCCCTACCGTGGTAGCCCGCGCCGACGAAGTATTGCCCACTTTTGACGAGTTTTTGTATCAGCTGAAATTACCGATGACCCTTTCGTACCCCAAGAACCGCATCAAGGTCCTGCTCCTCGAAAACCCCGACGCCCGCGCCGCCGAGCTCTTCCGCGCCGAAGGCTACCAGGTAGACGAAGTGAAGGGGGCCCTGGACGAGGCCGAACTCATTGCCCGCATCGAAGGCGTGAGCCTGCTGGGCATCCGCTCCAAAACGCAGGTGACCCAGCGCGTGCTCGACGCCGCCAACCGCCTCATCGGCATCGGCGCCTTTTGCATCGGCACCAACCAGATTGACCTGGCCGGGGCCATGAAAAAGGGCGTGGCCGTGTTCAACGCACCCTTCAGCAACACCCGCTCGGTAGTGGAGCTGGCGCTGGGCGAAATCATTATGCTGGCCCGCCGCATCCCGGTCAAAAACCCAAAAATGCACGCCGGCGAGTGGGACAAGTCGGCCGGTGGCTCGTTTGAGATTCGGGGCAAGACGCTGGGCATCATCGGCTACGGTAATATTGGCTCGCAGCTCTCAGTGGTGGCCGAGGCCGTGGGTATGAAGGTGCTATACTACGACGTAGCCGAAAAGCTCCAGCTCGGCAACGCCGTGAAGTGCAAAACCCTAGAAGAACTGCTGCCCCTGGCCGACGTAGTGACACTACACATCGACGGCCGCACCGAGAACCAAGACTTTTTTGGGGCCCCGCAGTTTGCCCTGATGAAGCCGGGGGCCCTGTTCCTCAACAACGCCCGCGGCCACGTGGTGGACGTGCCCGCCCTGGCCGCCGCCCTGCGCAGCGGCTACCTCGGCGGCGCGGCGGTGGACGTATTTCCGCACGAGCCCAAAACCAACGCCGAGGCCTTCGAGAACGAGCTGCGCGGCCTGCCCAACGTGCTGCTCACGCCCCACATCGGCGGCAGCACGGCCGAGGCCCAGCGCAACATCGCCGAGTTCGTGCCCGAGCGCCTCATGGAGTACACCAACACCGGCAACACCCAGCAGAGCGTCAATTTTCCCAATATCCAGCTGCCTACGCAGCAGGCCCATCGCCTTATTCACATCCACGCCAACGTACCCGGCGTGCTGGCAAACATCAACAACGTACTGGCTCAGCACCACGTCAACATCCTGGGCCAGTACCTGAAAACCAACGAGCACATCGGCTACGTGATAACCGACATCGATAAGGAGTACGACCAGGACGTGATTCAGGCCCTGCGGGCCGTGGAGCACACCATCAAGTTCCGGGTGCTGTACTAGAGCGATTTCCAGGTCAGCACTCTACCCTACTAAGATCGGGGGCATAAAAACGGGGCAGTCCGACCTTTGGGGTTCCTACACCAAAGGTCGGACTGCCCCGTAAAGCAAGGCCTCATTGCCAAAATTACGACCGTTCTCCAACACGTGCCCCTGGTGCGGAATCTGGCGCGGTAAAAATTCATTGCCCACTTCATTATTGGGCTGATAAAGAGCCGCAACGTGCAGTTTTGCGAAGTGGCCCAGCACCTGAACGACGCCGTCAAGCCCGCCTCGAACGAACCCCGGGTTCAGGGCTTTTTTCGGGAGGTTGACCTGGACTACCTGGTGTTGGCCCGCTTGCTAGTCAGATTTTTACCAGTCCAGAGCAAGCTCCGCCTGTACCTGGACCGGACGGAGTGGGCTGCCGGCCAGTGCCGGGTCAATATTTTGCCCGTGGCCGTGGGCCAGGACGCGTTTCAGGTGCCGCTCTACTGGGAGTTGCCCGACAACCGCAGCGGCAACTCCAATGCCGCCCAACGCAGCGCCGTGCGCGAAGTCTGCCGGGCCGTGCCGGGCCACGAGCGGGTCGGCCTGGTGCTGGGGGACCGGGCGTTCGTGGGCCATGCTTGGTTCAAGTGGCTCCAAGACAGCGGGCTGAATTTTGTCATGCGCCTGCCCCGGCATCACCTGCTGCCCGATGCCCACGACCAGCGCCAGGCCATTGCCGACCTGAAGCTGGCCATTGGGCAGGTGCGCCACTTTGCCCAGCGGCAGGTCGACGGCATCTGGGGACAGGTCTGGGTCAAAGCGTTGGCCGGGGGCGACTTCCTCTTCCTCTTTGGCACCGCCGGCTTGCCCGACCTGGGACAACTCTACGCCCGGCGCTGGACCATTGAGCAGTGCATTCAGAACCTGAAAGGGCGCGACTTTCAACTGGAAAACAGCCACTTGCGCTGCCGCCACGAGCTGCGTAAGCTCCTGGCCCTGGTCACATTCACCTACGCCTTTTGTTTGAGTGTGGGCCAAGCCGCCGACCAGCGCACGCCCATCGCCCGCAAAAACCACGGCTATCGGGCCACGAGTCTGGCGCGCAATGGCCTAAGCATCTTGCGTCAAACCACCCGCCCAGCCACTGGTACCCGGCACAAACTGGTCCGATTAGTTGAAGCCTTATTAGATTGGATGGTGCGACAACTGACTAATTTTCAAACGCCTGTGAAAATAGTAGGATAGAGTACTCTGAGAGGCCACCCGAGTAGGTGGAGAAGATGGACGCCAGGTGAGCATGGCCACTTATTTGGATAGCCTCGTAAGCGCGAGCGCGGGGTTAAAAAAAAGCGCCGGGCCTGGGGGCCCGGCGCTTTGCCGTCTCGTTTTCTACTGGGGTCTCTAGGGCAGCTCCTAAGTCAGTGTACGTGTTTTAAGAGAGTTAAAAGTGGAGAGTTAAAATCTTTTCGGATTGCTCTTTAACTCTTCACTTTTAACTAAGTACAGTCGTGCGGAAACCGCTCTAGTGGTGGGCCATCTGGTTTTTGTCGCGCTGAATCTCACGCTGGTCGCGCACTTTTTGCAGGCGCTCCCGGGCCAGCTCGCGCTTGTCCTGGGCTTGCTCCCGGTGGTCGGTCTTAGCGTCCTGGCGGTCGGCCCTCAGGTCGGTCTTGTTGGCGGCCAGGTGGTCCTTGGTCGCGTCCAACTTGCCTTTGTCCTTGGCCAGGATGGCCTCGTGGTGCTTGTAGGCCATTTCGTCCTTGTGCAGCTCGCCCTTATCGGTCTTGAACTCTTTGGTATCGCGGGCCAGCAGGCCGCGGTCGTGCTCGCGGGTGCCCAGGTCGTGGGTCAGCTTTTCCTTGGCCGTGGCAAGGCCCGCTTTAGCCGTGGCCAGCGCCTGCTCATCGGCGGCTATCCGGGCGGACGAAGCCCCGCTTTTGACGTCGGAAATCACCTTCTGGGCATCCGTCTGCACCGTGCCGCGGTCGCCCTTCAGGGCCACGTGGTCGGTGGCCAGGGCCTGGTTATCGCCTTTGAGCAAGGCCTTGTCGGTGCTCTTATCGGCGCGGTCGAGCTTGAGGTCGGCGTGGTCGAGGGCCATGTCGTGGCGCCCGTGGCGCAGGTCGGCCCGCTGTTCGGCCAGGGCTTTTTCCAGGGCGGCCACGCGCTTTTCTTCAGCCTTGATGGTGGCCTTGTCGGCGGTAATGTCGGCGGCGTCCTTGGTGAGGCCCGTCCGGGTGCTGGCAATCTCGGTTTCCAGCTTCGCAATCCTCTCCTTTACCTGCTGGAGCTGCTGCTCGTCTTGCGTAAGGTTTTGGGCATGGCCGGCGTAGCTGCCCAGGCAGACAATGGCTGCCAAAATAATTTTTTTCATGGAAGTGGAAAAACGGGGGTGAATGAAAGGCAAAATGTGAACGTCGGCTCGGCCCCGGGCTGGCGCACGCCTGGGCCCGCCGGCAGCGGAAGTGCTTGATTGAAAACAGAAATAATGCAAAGGCCGGCCGCGACAGCCAGCGGACGGGGGTGCGGGGCCTTCGCGGCCGGCCCGGCCCCCGTGCCGCGCCCCTGCTCCGCCGCCGAAGGGCTAGCGAGAGCAAGTACGGTGGTTGGAACCCGCCATGGGCCCAAGGTTTAACTCGCGTTAAAAAACAATCTTTTTTTTATTAATCAACTATTAATCAGTTGTTCACTTGCCTTGCCGGCTGGTGTTCCAGCTGTAGCTGAGGGAGAAGCTGACGAAGCTTTTGGCCCCGAAGCCGGCTTCGTCGTCCTCGTGCGGAAGCTTGATGGGGAGGGCATAGTTGTAGGTGGCTCCGAGCGTCAAATGCCCGATGCGGGCTTTCACGGGCAGGGCCAGGTTCCAGCCCATGAGGCCGAAGTCGTTGACTTGCTCGGTAATGGGGGCCGCGGCGGTTTTTTTGGTTTTTTTGGCTTTGGCGGCCTGCACTACTTTGGGAGAAAAGATTTGGTAGCTCGTGTTTTCGGTACCAATGATGGCCGACAAGCTGGGCAGCACGAACAGCTTATCGATGAAGCCCAGGTGTTTCCAGGCCTGGTAGCCCGAGAGCGAGGGTACCAGACGGTGCCCGGTTTGGCCGTCGCCAAACAAAAAGGCGTAGCTGCTGCCCAGGCTGAGCGGCCCGAAGTCGTAGCTCAGCAGCAGCCCGCCGGTGTTGGCCAGCACAGCCGAGCCGCTTGCGTTGTAGAAGTACCGGTCGTACGAAACGTTATACAGCAGCTTGCTACCCAGCAGGTTGCCGTAGCCCAGGGAGAAGTCGGTGAGCACGTAGCTGGGGGACGCTTGGCTGTAGAAGCCGCCCGAGACGCCCGCGTAGGCCCCGCTGCGGTGGTTGTAGAGCAGCGACGGTGTGGTTGCACTCTGCCGGACGCCGTAGTCGCGCCCGGCAAACAGCACCCGGGCGGCGTAATCAAGCCGCAGCACCACCTGCGAAGGTAGCCCCGCCGGCCGGGCGGCCAGGGAATCGGCGCGCGCCGCTGGCGGCAGTATGGGCTGGGCCTGGGTGCGGTGCGGGGCCACGCCAAGGCAGGCCAGAAAGCCAAGCAAAAACAACCTGTTCGCCACCGTGCGCGCCAGAAAAGTGTGGAGGGGCCCGGCCGCCGGCGCGGGCCAGCGGCCCACTCCTGGCCCGGTGGGCCCTTGCCAGGTAAGAGCCCCAAAGCCGCTCAGCGTTTAATCCGGTTTCCCTTATTGGGCTGCTTTCTTTCCGCTGGCCCTGGCGGACGGCCCGGTGCAGCCCCCGCACGCCAGCAGGCAACCAAGGACGCGGCGGGCAGGTTGGGCAGCCCAGGCAGGGCCTGGGGCGTGCCGCTCAGCGGCGAGGCCTGGCGGTGGATGGGCTGCCAGCGGTGGTGAGCAGCGCCGCCGTGGCCGCCACGGCCCCTACCGCGCCGGGCAGGGCCACCGACAGGGTTTCGGCGAAGGGCGAGGGGCAGGCGGTGGCCACGGGGGGCCCCAGGGCCCCGGCAGCCCGCACGATGGCTACCACGGGCGAGTAGGCCACGGTGCCGTCCGGGTCTTCCTGGCGCAGGCGGTAGTAGGCGGTGCCGGCAGCCAGGCCGGTAGCGTCGGCAAACTCGTAGCTGAGGGCGCTGCTGCTGCCAGCGGCGGCTACGCTGCCCACGGCGACGAACTCGGCGCCCACGGCACGCTCAATTACGAAGCGGGCGCTGTTTTTTTCCGAAGCAGTGGCCCAGCGCAGCACGTTGGCACGGGCCGTGGCTTGGCCGGTAAAGGCCGTGAGCGTAACGGGCAGCGGCGCCGGCTGCGTTTGCTCGTAGCGGAGCAAGGTGCCGTTGGCGTTGCCCACGTACAGGTCGAAAAAGCCGTTGCCGTCGATATCGGTAATGACCAGGGCCGCGCTGGGCGTACTGATGTTGGTGCCTTTGTCGTCTGTGAGGGTATTCAGCAACTTGAATTTCACGGAATTGGCCGCAGACTGCGTGTAGAGGACAGTGGTACCGGCCTTGTTGCCGAGCAGCATGTCGAGGTAGCCGTCGCCGTTGTAATCGGTCAGCAACGGCTTGGCCCCGTCGCCGGCGTCAATGACGGTGCCATCGACCAGCTTACATTTGGCTAGGAGGATTATTAAACGTGAGCGAACTGGCAGCCATTTGCTCGTAGCGGAGTATGGTGCCGTCGTTACTGCCCACCAGCACGTCGAGCAGGCCGTTACTGGCGAGGTCGGTCATCGCGGGCCGGGCGTACGAGCCGTTGGTGGGGGCGCTGGCCGTGGCCGTGCCGTAGGGGTTGGCAAAAAGCAGGGTCCGATTGAAGCGCAGCGCATCGGTACCCGTGGCAGCTACTTGCTCGTAGCGCAGCACCCGACCAATTTCCTCGCCTACCAGCAGCTCCAACAGGCCGTTGCCGTCGAGGTCAGTCAGGGTAGGCTTGGCGTACTTGGTGTTGGCGTTGTTGACGTCGCCCACGGTCAGGGCAATGCCGTTGGCATTTTGCAGCAGCGTGCCGGGGCCGAAGTTAGTCGACTTAGCAGCCGATTGCTCATACTACCGAATGGTGCCGTCGCCTTGGCCCAGCATCAGGTCCACCAAGCCGTTGTTGTTGAGGTCGCCCATCGTGGGGGTCGAGTAGTTGCCCGTGGCCGTGACCACGTTGCCAGGCGCCACCTGAGCAGCATACTTCACATCCGACGACTTGCGGGTGATGCCCAACTTAGGTGCCGTGAGGGCCGTGCCCTTCGTAGTAGTGAGGCGCATGTAGCCCGTAGCCGCGGCCGGCGGCATCACCACCTGCACCTACTGGCTACTTCCTTTACCATTACCGCTACCGATGCAGGGCTTACGCATCAAAAATTCTGCACCTTTTTTCTAGCTCGTGAGGGCACATTTGGTTCGAAAACCTGACTACCACAAATGGTTGTGAAACGGTACCGGATGCAGTAAAGGCACTCGTGCAATTTTGATGCGTAAGCCCTGCTGCACCCCTACCGCCGGATGACGAATTTCGTGACCCAGAATCTGTAGTCGCGCCCATAGTTATCTGCAGGATTTTGGCTGCTAGAGCTTCAACAACCGGTGCATGGTTTGTTGGCCCGCCGTCCGGATTCGCAACAGGTACACGCCTGCCGGCAAG is a window from the Hymenobacter nivis genome containing:
- a CDS encoding transglutaminase-like domain-containing protein translates to MKPFFLAATALLLSAAAPTPTAPTAALRSRTFLLTCQATVPVPAAGTRALEVWMPVPHADKSQDVADLKIEAPGPYTVEKDAYGNQMLHLRPAAVPTAPLVVTLTARITRREHLNLRATDDHATAETEARDPNLARWLAPDRLVPLDFKIKAQAQEVVDKAHATTPLAQARAIYEHVVSTVTYDKTGQGWGRGDIYYACDARRGNCTDFHAIVIGYCRALGIPARFSIGLPLPAGHGQGEIKGYHCWAEFFTKETGWMPVDASEAAKDPSKRAYFFGAHDENRVEFTRGRDLALVPKQAGLPLNYFVYPYAEADGQPLEVARTYTFVDVAP
- a CDS encoding YetF domain-containing protein, which encodes MEDGRVHMENFRQLRLTQKKLFGELRQHQVEHLGQVRSYMETTGNLSIYFHPETEPVRPGLPTWPERFRHLQRRAGAPGLHACCRCGHVHTLAKGDQVPCPTC
- a CDS encoding NAD-dependent epimerase/dehydratase family protein; its protein translation is MKSPKKTAPKRVLVTGGTGKLGKVCVADLQAHGYDVFVVDVVAPEKGIPHIIADLSDFGQTLDALSSTGKEIHAGVGNQAFDAIVHLAAFPTPRQYPDAHLFQNNIMGTYNVFEAARRLGIRNVIWASSETTLGEPFDGAEPYAPVDEDYPLRAKSAYALAKVLMEDMARQFCLQTPDMKLVGLRFSNVMEPADYAKFPAYDDDPEERKWNMWAYIDARDGSQAIRKAVEWQATGMHAFIIANADTVMSKSSTELMKNFLPHVPVRKELGEHETLLSIEKARRVLGYEPEFSWREEKSR
- the serA gene encoding phosphoglycerate dehydrogenase, which gives rise to MPDPAAPLPYLVFDFDSTFTQVEGLDELAAIALAGQADQAGRVAQIRALTDQGMAGEIGFQESLARRLALLGAHERHLGPLVARLKTRVSESIRRNGDFFRQHAERIYVVSSGFREFIEPVVAEFGIEASHVLANTFTFDAEGNITGCDAANVLSRDGGKIRQLVLLDLEGPVYVVGDGYTDYQIREAGLAHRFYAYTENVVRPTVVARADEVLPTFDEFLYQLKLPMTLSYPKNRIKVLLLENPDARAAELFRAEGYQVDEVKGALDEAELIARIEGVSLLGIRSKTQVTQRVLDAANRLIGIGAFCIGTNQIDLAGAMKKGVAVFNAPFSNTRSVVELALGEIIMLARRIPVKNPKMHAGEWDKSAGGSFEIRGKTLGIIGYGNIGSQLSVVAEAVGMKVLYYDVAEKLQLGNAVKCKTLEELLPLADVVTLHIDGRTENQDFFGAPQFALMKPGALFLNNARGHVVDVPALAAALRSGYLGGAAVDVFPHEPKTNAEAFENELRGLPNVLLTPHIGGSTAEAQRNIAEFVPERLMEYTNTGNTQQSVNFPNIQLPTQQAHRLIHIHANVPGVLANINNVLAQHHVNILGQYLKTNEHIGYVITDIDKEYDQDVIQALRAVEHTIKFRVLY
- a CDS encoding transposase, translated to MQFCEVAQHLNDAVKPASNEPRVQGFFREVDLDYLVLARLLVRFLPVQSKLRLYLDRTEWAAGQCRVNILPVAVGQDAFQVPLYWELPDNRSGNSNAAQRSAVREVCRAVPGHERVGLVLGDRAFVGHAWFKWLQDSGLNFVMRLPRHHLLPDAHDQRQAIADLKLAIGQVRHFAQRQVDGIWGQVWVKALAGGDFLFLFGTAGLPDLGQLYARRWTIEQCIQNLKGRDFQLENSHLRCRHELRKLLALVTFTYAFCLSVGQAADQRTPIARKNHGYRATSLARNGLSILRQTTRPATGTRHKLVRLVEALLDWMVRQLTNFQTPVKIVG
- a CDS encoding FG-GAP repeat domain-containing protein; this translates as MLTDYNGDGYLDMLLGNKAGTTVLYTQSAANSVKFKLLNTLTDDKGTNISTPSAALVITDIDGNGFFDLYVGNANGTLLRYEQTQPAPLPVTLTAFTGQATARANVLRWATASEKNSARFVIERAVGAEFVAVGSVAAAGSSSALSYEFADATGLAAGTAYYRLRQEDPDGTVAYSPVVAIVRAAGALGPPVATACPSPFAETLSVALPGAVGAVAATAALLTTAGSPSTARPRR